TTTTAGAATGAATCGCAGGATAGGGTTCTTCAAGAatagaaataaaggaaataatgaAGAAATAGGTTTATTTTAACATGAAGGGCATTTTAATCAACTACAACACAATTTTAACTTTTTCAATCACCAAtggactttatttttttgttaattagtttggaaagcaagaGTGGTAAGTGAAATTTTCCAATCTCACGAGTAAAAGTGTAACTAAGGCAAACCTTTGGAGAAAGGTAcgtgaatattttttttttgggtgtgtgtgtgataATCAAATGAATCATTTGCCCATTTAACCTTGTAGCTTCATTCATATTAGCTTAGCCCATCTTGTTTACGTAAAAAATTGAGAATCTAAAATGATgcggaaaatgaaaagaaatcgTAAACAACAATTACATAGTCACACATAAAGATTTACGTGATTTGATAAAATTGTCAATATCCACAGTGAGCTTAGATTtacttcactatcaatggagaataggattacagggttacagtcgctcgtcttcacacctctctcagattgttTACAAAGAAAGAACCCTCACTCCAACTatatagcgaaaccctatacatGTAATTTACAGTACACTTATGCAAGCcacaaaatacaagacatcTTACCTCAACTGGTTCTACACAATATGATTGTCCGataactcacaactcacaactatCTTAGGCTCCATGACAATTTTTTCCGTGTTTGAATCAAAACCTGAAAACCAAAGGAACTCATATGCATTGCTGCTTTGAGAGTTTGGGTCATGACTCTACATGGCTGGTGCCTGGTGTACAAACAACCCATTTTGATACTATTTGACTTCAATCTAAAAGCCTGAGTTTTAAGGTGGAGAAGTCTTTCCTAAATCGTAACCGTATAATCACATACTACTAGACTAATTTGATACTATTAAACCCCTTATTCTTGGTCATGAAACGCACTCACTGCATTAGATCCTTTTATGAGGCATCATCAAACTGACATATATACCTTCTTTTGACATTGGACATTGTTTAGTTTGCAAAAAAAGAACCAGACAGCCACTCCCAGAAGGGATTGAAATATGAGTTCTTGGAACTGGTCAGACAATACATTCAAGTTACAAAGTGTCTGCCACATCAATAGTTTGATATACATGACCATAGCAAATAACAATCACAGAGGATTATTCCCTTATTGGATGAACAAATAAGACTGTTTCATGTCATCAGCCCAAAATTTGCAATTCCACatttccaacccccccccccccccttccttcccCCACTTCCTCCTACGAAAGTTTTTTACTACTCTTTATTGAGAAGAGAAATGATGTAGTAGAAGTAGAGTGGGTTAGATATCGTTCTAACACAAACAATCTCGAATCCACAAGATAAAGGATAAGGACGAAAAATGTTAATTTTCAATTGATTTCAAAATAATCTTTACAAATCCTAAAGAGATCTTTTATAATAGGTCAAAtgcaattcaaaattcaaaaaataatatgTCAATAAGTCAAAATTTAAATATTatgtcaaaattcaaatttcaaaattttggtgaGCTTTTTCGCCTTCAAAACACACCCGGATGGCCAAAAAATGCATTATGGTTCGATCCATCTTGATTAGAACCTCTGACCATTCCGAGTGGACTTTTATTGGTCCAACCGCCTTAAATATTCGTCTGATAGTTTCTCTACatcaagaaaagataaaagatttttttttttttttttaaagtaaaaaaaGGAGAGACATGAGATGAAATTAAATTCCTAGATTTGATGATAGAATTGGATCTAAGAATGTAAATTCACTACAGTTGGTCGGGTAAATGGGGGCAGAGTTGCGATTGCAAATTGAGAATGGCCCCTGGCCCCTACATGAGAATACTGAAAGTACTGAATTAGTGAACCAAACAAACCTAACGGACAGAAAACAATTCCAAGGGAAAGCTACTATTATAAATAAGCCTCTCACTCACGCTATTGAAACACATTTCCTGAACCCCCAAAGTACCAAGCAAAAGGTTGCAAAAAGCCCAATTGTTTTAGTTTGCTCTGTATTTTACCCAGTTCTTCATTTTATTCCAATGGCTCCTGTACCCATTTCTTCAATCAAGGTTGGTCACATTGACGACGTTCAAGAGCTAAGAAAGACTCAACCAACAACAGTCCCGGACAGATACGTCCGTGACATGTCCGAGCGGCCGACACTCGAAGTGTCTTCGAGTGTCAGCCCTCAGTCTTCATCCCTGCATGTCCCTATTATTGATCTATCAAAACTGTTTGGTGGCAATGAAGAAGATCAATCAACACAGACAGAATTATTGAAGCTCGCCTCTGCCTGTGAGGAATGGGGCTTCTTTCAGGTACATCAGAATGGTAAAAAGTTAGTAGATTTGATACCTGTTTTATTAAGGCTAAGTGTCAAATATATTGTGTGCAGGTTGTTAACCATGGGATAGACCTTGGCTTGCTAGAGAGTATAGAGAAGATAGCCATGGAATTCTTCATGTTACCTTTGGGGGAGAAACAGAGGTACCCAATGGCTCCAGGGACAGTTCAGGGATATGGTCACGCATTCGTGTTCTCAGAGGATCAAAAGCTGGACTGGTGCAACATGTTAGCTCTAGGAGTTGAGCCTTACTACATAAGAAACCCAAAACTTTGGCCAACAGAACCAGTTGATTTCAGGTGATAATTAATAGTCTCTAGGCTTTGTTGGGTCAGTTTCGTTTTGCATTGTTTGAGTTAATCTATATGTATTTGTTCTGTTTTTGCAGTGAAACTCTTGAGACATACTCAACAAACATAAGGAAGCTTTGTCAAAATCTATTGGGATTCATAGCCATGAGTCTGGGATTGAAGCAAGACATGTTCAATGAGATGTTTGGGGTGGCTGTGCAAGCAGTGAGAATGAATTACTATCCACCATGCTCAAGGCCAGACCTTGTGCTGGGTCTGAGCCCTCACTCTGATGGAAGTGCCCTTACAGTATTGCAGCAAGGCAAAGGCAGTTCAGTGGGTCTTCAGATCCTCAAGGACAACACTTGGGTGCCTGTTCAACCTGTCCCAAATgctcttgtcatcaacataggtgACACCATAGAAGTGAGCACTCACATCCCTTCTAAGTTAATTGTCTGGGTTCCACGCGGAAGGCAGAAATAGTAATCTCACACCGGATGTGAATAGTCTCATGTGGAGATTTATAAGTACTTGGGCTTCCTCTCCTTAATGgttagcttttaaggatgagttctaccaaGTCCCTAACAAGTAGTTTCAGAGAGACATGGAAATGTCTAGCGATTCTAATTAATTCTTTTGTTTGGATCATATTATGCAGGTTCTCACTAATGGCAAATACAAAAGTGTCGAGCACAGAGCGGTGACGCACAAGGAGAAGGACCGCCTTTCCATTGTGACATTCTATGCTCCAAGCTATGAGATCGAACTCGGCCCGCTGCCGGAATTGGTGGACGAAAACAGACCCAGCATGTATAGAAGATACAATCATGGAGAGTATAGTCTCCACTATGTCACTAACAagctgcaaggcaagaagactATTGATTTTGCCAAGATTCAGAACAACATATCATCTTAAGATTGTATTGTGTATAGATTAATGGGTTACAATCAAGTACTTCAGTTCCTCAACTAGTCTTTGTAAAATGCAAAATTGAATAAAGCAAACCAAGTTGTTGTGATGAACTTAAGATCTTGAGAGTGGGTCTTTGATGGGTGTTACTGTTCTATGGACCCTTAAGTAGGGCCTAATGTTTCAAAAATCTTActtcccataaaaataaaatgagaagCATAGGAAAGTGAAGGAGaatcaagaaaaaagagaaatcacTTTTTACTGTTAGAGCTTTGAGATtctttaaaaaaacagaaagaagcaAAGAAGCAATCATGAGAGGAAATTCAACACAAGCACCACACCATCATTCTCTGAAAATCAGTTAGAAGCTGGACACTATCATCTGTGTTCCATTATTCATGGGAAGGTCTTTTATAGTGGAGGATCCaaattatttatatttacatatattatATTGGATGTTTCTGTTTTTATTGGTCTAAGCAGAGAAGCACTAATAAACAACTTGATTGCTTACTTGGTGAAAGACAGTTGAGTACCCACAAAGTAGAGAGAGCACAATCAAAAATTCAACTTCTATGATGTTAGATATaggaaagaaacaaagctatatgaagaagaagcaatgttaaccaaaattttaaaaccccacCACAAGTCCCTTCTAAAAACATAATTAGAATCATAGAATGGATCTAATAtaacttcttttcttcaattttatTACAAGATCCCCAAAACAGAAGTAAGAACATCTTTCTAAAACAAAGCAGCATGCCCTATACAGATTGCTTCTCTACCGCAcacaaaagcacaaaaagaataggagagttttccttcaccacgcGTGAAGGGTTCGCCgttcatccatccatccatgaTCATTATTACTCCACTATTAGTCGAAGTCGAAAACACCCTCCCTACTTTTCATGATACCCATCCCATCACATAGACACCCATTGATCAAGGGATTCTTTCCAAAAGAATAATATATCAACATTTTGAATTAATCaataaatatttcttttgaaatattaGAAGGAATGCAATATTCGCCGAAATGTTTCGATGAAATGGGTGAATGGAATGACTGAAATGATACATTGTGATACATGAAAAACCAAAATTTGACCTccttttttcattcatttctaCTATTCACCATCGAAACAATCAAAATGAGGTAAATGACTCCCtagggtcattttgggttatttattactttttttgggtgggagggggggggggggaaggattCTGAAAGGCAGTGTGGCCCTTACGCCAGTGCATGAGCCAATGGAGTATGCgcagaagcatcaacaagggtgAGATTTTCGTCATTCATGAGGGGGGTGGGGCGGTAATTTTGCACCCCTCTATGTCTGAGCACAAGGGCCAAACTGCCTTTCTGTTCTAAAacatgaaagaagaagaagagaacgaagaagagagaagagagaaagaagaagacgagaCCAAGCTTTAACGTGGTTCGGCTAGAAGGCCTACTCCACGAGTGAAAGATCCCCAATTCAACTAAGCTACTTGGGGAGATTATTATCCTTTAAATAAGGAGAATACAATTGAGTTCTAAACAAAGGTCTCCTCTATCTAGGAAACTAAATCTGCCACAGGTGTGCCTTATCTCCTATTGAGCTGGAGTGACCTGGCACCTCAATCTTTCCTCCAATTTCGCCAACACTCCCCATCCAAGTTGGGGCGAAGATATCAATGGAGGTCTACTTGGATAGCGTATTCTGAAAGACTCCTTTTGATAAGGCCTTAGTAAacatatcagcaagttgatcttCAGTACGAACTTAGGGAGTCTCGATTGTTTTATCTTGAACCTTTTCATGAACAAAGTGGCAGtccacttcaatgtgtttagtccTTTCATGAAAAACTGGATTTGAAGCAATGTGAGTTgcagcttgattgtcacagAATAACTTCATAGGTCCATGTGTTTCAGAAACTAGCTAACCAGTAGTGGATGCCATGGCTCTGTATTCTACCTCTGCACTGGACCGGGCCACAACGCTTTGCTTTTTACTTTTccaggtgacaagatttccTCCCACAAACGTGCAAAACCCAGTTGTGGGTCTTCTATCCATAGGGCTACAGCCCAGTCGGCATTAATATAGCCAATGATGTTAGTATGTCCATTCTTCTTCATCCAAATACCACGACCTGGACAAGACTTCAGGTATCGCAGTATACATCAATGAGTTCCATATGTCCTTCCGTGGGGGAATGCATGAACTAACTTATATAGCTGACAGCATAGGTAATGTCAGGTCTAGTGatagttaaataaattaatCTACCCACTAACCTTTGAAACTTTCCACTATCTTGTAATGGAGTGGTGTTATTGTCAAACTTACTATTGTAATCCATAGGCGAATCGGCTGGTTTTGCTCCCAGCTTCCCAGTTTCTTTCAACAGATCCAAAACATATTTTCTCTGTTAAAGAAATAAACCTTTACTAGAGTTGGCTATTTCAATACCAAGGAAGTAGCGCAGCCGTCCCAAATCCGTGatatcaaatttcttcctcaaaCACTGTTTAAGAATTTCTATCTCATGAAGATCATTCCCAGTAATGATGATGTCGTCAACATATATTAGTACTGCCATAGTACTTTTCCCAATTTTCTTGACAAATAATAAGGAATCTGATTCATCTTTCTTGAATCCAAAAGACACGAGAGCAGAACTCAGCTTACCATACCAAGCACGTGGTGACTGCTTGAGTCCATATATAGCTTTGTTAAGCTTGCACACCATTCCCTTTTGACTTTCTAGAGAATGCCCAGGGGGAAggtccatatagacctcttcttcaagatcaccatgcaaaaatgcatttttgacatccatttggaaCAGTGACCATCCGTAATTGACTGCTATGGACATTAGGACCCTAATTGTGTTCATCTTTGCAACTGGTGCAAACGTTTTTTTGAAGTCGCCATAAGTTTGGGTGTCTCCCTTTGCAACTAACCTTGCTTTATGTCGCTCAACAGAGCCATCGCTCTTGTACTTAATTTTATAAACCCATCGACACCCTACTGGATGTTTACCATCAGGCAACGGCACAATGTCCCAAGTATGGTTTTTATCAAGGGCTTGAAGTTCCTCGATTATAGCTTGTCTCCATACAGATAAATCCTTTGCTTCTGAATAAGGAGAAGGTTCCTTGTGAGCATCAATAGCAGATAAAAAAGCAAGGAATTCAGATGATATATTGTTATAACAGACATGTGCTTGTATGGGATAAGCAACCGAGTGGTATGTGGCAAAATCACGTAGCCTAGTTGATGGTTGTGAAATGCGAGTGGTCCTGCGAACAGGGATAGGTGCTTCAACATCACCAACGTTCCCTAGTCCTTGGTCATTTTGATCGTCGTTGGTGATTTCAACTTCAGCATCACAAATGTTTCTCTATGACGTGTCAATTCCAACATCATTAAGTTGGTCGGTTACCATCGGGAGAGGAGAAGCAAATTCCATATCAAACCCAGTATAATCATAACTGGAACTGGTGGTATTCTCCCCTTGAATTTGATTCTTGTGATGAAAAAACAAAAGCTCTTCATTAAAAGTAACATTCTGGGAAATATAGACCATTTTGGTGGAAGGATtgtaacatttgtacccctttttGACAGAGGAGTATCCTAAAAAAATGCATTTGTGTGCGCGAGAATCAAGCTTACTCCCCACTTGGGAATGGATAAAGCAAACACTGCCGAAAACCCGAAGGTGTGAAACATTGACTGTACGACCAAGGAGAATTTCCATAGGGGATTTAAAGTGTAAAACCTTACTTGGTAAGCGATTGATTAAGTAGCAGCTAGTAAGGACTGCATCAGACCAAATAATATTTGGGCATATTTCCATGAAATAGAAGAGATCGAGTTACCTCAAGAAGATGTTGATTCTTCCATTCAGCAGCTCCGTTTTGTTGAGGAGTACCAACACAAGACGTCTGGTGGACAATTCCAAGACTTTTAAGGTACAGTTGGAATGGGGTATTGGTGTATTCAGTCCCATTATCTGTACGTAAGATTTTGATGCCAATTCCAAATTGAGTTCGAATCATGTTGtaaaaatcttaaaaatttTTCAACACTTCACTTTTGGAAGTCAACAAATAAAGCCATATAACACGTGACTTATAGTCAATGAATGTAACAAAATACCTAAAATCATCCTGGGAATCCACTGGAGCACCagcccaaacatcagagtgaatAATTTCAAACAGTTTAGAAGCAATATGAGTTCGGTTAGAGAAAGGTAACcgatggtgttttgaaaaaatgACAAGTTTCACAATCACTTGAATCAACAGAAAATTCAGAATTAAGAAAATGTAAAACCCTATCAGAGAGATGTCCCATACGCCAATGCCAAAGCCGAGACACATCAACTGTAATTTTTGAAGTAGCCAATGCCTTACTGGGAATGTTAAGAATGTAGAGACcattttcttcattcattcttcactgtttTAAATTTTTGACTGCTCGGCTAGCTCGAATTCTTCAGCTCATTCGGTGCTCGATGCTCGATGCTCTCAGTTTTCTAGTTCGTGCTCAGCTCTTCTCCGAAGCTTCTTTAACCAGTAAGTC
The sequence above is a segment of the Telopea speciosissima isolate NSW1024214 ecotype Mountain lineage chromosome 7, Tspe_v1, whole genome shotgun sequence genome. Coding sequences within it:
- the LOC122669363 gene encoding protein SRG1 — translated: MAPVPISSIKVGHIDDVQELRKTQPTTVPDRYVRDMSERPTLEVSSSVSPQSSSLHVPIIDLSKLFGGNEEDQSTQTELLKLASACEEWGFFQVVNHGIDLGLLESIEKIAMEFFMLPLGEKQRYPMAPGTVQGYGHAFVFSEDQKLDWCNMLALGVEPYYIRNPKLWPTEPVDFSETLETYSTNIRKLCQNLLGFIAMSLGLKQDMFNEMFGVAVQAVRMNYYPPCSRPDLVLGLSPHSDGSALTVLQQGKGSSVGLQILKDNTWVPVQPVPNALVINIGDTIEVLTNGKYKSVEHRAVTHKEKDRLSIVTFYAPSYEIELGPLPELVDENRPSMYRRYNHGEYSLHYVTNKLQGKKTIDFAKIQNNISS